The Chroicocephalus ridibundus chromosome 20, bChrRid1.1, whole genome shotgun sequence DNA window AGGCTTTTAACCCCAGATTCACTGTCTCAGGTTATAGCAGAGAGTGATGAAACGGGTATTCCTGGGGCTGAACGCTGGCATCTGCTCAGGGGACGAGTTGTAGCCAAAATTTAAATTATCAAATGGCCAAAATGAACCCAAAACAAGGGCTGCTGAGCACTGAAATCTCTGCCCCCGGCACCGTGGGCTTCCCACGGATCTCCTCACCTCCTCTCCATGTGGGGCTTCACAGCGGCTAGAAGCGCCCGCGCATTTTATTACTGGTTCTATCGACAGATTCCTTATTCATCAgcactggctttttttctttctcttttttcagcgGAGAGATGGGCAAAAGCATATTTTGTCCAAAGAGGTTTGCCACTAAACCGGCCTGTTTTgtagaaatcttaattttaaagagCATTTACAATCCTCCAAGAAACCAAGGCAGGCACCGGTGGAACAAACCCCACCAGCCTGCGCTGCCTGTGCGGAGCCGGCGATGCCAGAGGGTGAAACTCCCCGAGACGAGGGGAAATCACAGAAGTGAGCGAAACCAGCGTTTAAAGCCCGGCAAACGGGTAGGTAATGAGTAATAATAACTCCCTGGCTGTGAAACTATTGAAGGCGGCAGCCCCAAAAGCAGACAATGGGATCAAAGCCGGGATTTCCCCAGGCTCGGGCCGGCCTCGATGGAGCGCCCGCCGGGTGCCCGCCGTAACGCCCGGGGGCCGTAAGCTGCTCAGGACAGTTCAAAGGAGCCTTGCACGGCTCCCGGGGGGGTACACAATTCCCAGCCTTTCTCGGGGCTCACTTCCcaaagggaggggagcagggccagcggcaGGGGCTCCTGGGCCGCCCGCGGGGAGGGCGAAGGGGCCAGAGACCCCCGCGGTGACCCCAGAGCCTGGAGGGGCCGGGGAACCTCCCCCGGCCATGGGATaatgcaggctgctgctggcaggattAGCCGTACAGCAGGACAGCTGAATCAGACGCTCAGCCCTTAACAGGATTACGCTCTGGGGAGCGGCAGTGAAAATACAGACACCCTGCCCGCGGtgctgcccccgcagcccccccgctcgcACAGCGTCCCCGCGGGTCCCCGGGCTGGGAGATACGCTcctgttttgtttgaaatgtcaTAATAAAGTGCTGGGCTGAACTCCTCGCGCATGCAGGAGGAACGGGCTCAGCTTTCCGCCAGCTGCGCGGGATTCGGGCTCCTCCAGGGTCCATCCTGACCCCGGCTTTCCAGCCGCCCCCAGGGCACcttgccaggcaggagcaggaggctgccGGGCTCTGGCCATCGGGGTCTGAGCTCgaccctgtgccaccccagcagcacacGCTGCTGTCACCTTACCCACAACACCGAGAACCTGGTGAAACCCCGGTGAGCCCCATCCCACGGGTTACGGAGGGACAGCGTGTGGCAGTGCCCTTGGAGACGGGGTCCCATCCCAGCGTCACCAGGAGGGGGTCGGAGcccactgggagcacaggggccGTTCCTCGGGGCACCCAAACACTGGGCaccgggcagggacagggacagggacaggagtgTCCCATCACGCCAGAGACCGCAACCAGgcgagcagagaggagctggcgAGTCTTCTGCACTTCCAGGTCTGAGCCCCCTGCCATCAAGCCGGGGGGGTCTTTCAAGATTCTCTAGTAACCCAGGATCAAACCCTCCATTTCCATGGAAACACAAACCTTCAGGTGTCCAACACAAGGGGCTTCTCTGTGTTTCTCCACCGAGCCCGGATGCTTCCCGAGCCACACTCCTCACCCACCAGGATTAACTGAATAATCAGCTCAAAAGCAAATGACGAGCGGGGCGCAGCGAGATGCTGCTCTCATTACATCCCTCTCTCCTCCAACAGCAGATTTGCACCAGACCAGCCATTTTTAAGGCCTGGGGAAGCACCAAGCAAGACGGAGCTGCACAATTTCCAGGTTAACAATGATTttcacctgctccagcctgcAACCTCCACAACGGCCCCCGCTGCCTGACCCTGGCGGCGGCACAGCAGCACGCGGGTTATCAGAGCCACCGCTCTGTTCTCGGCACACCGGGGCTGAAAGCACAGCTTGCTGCCGTGACTCCTTGGTGGATTTCAGAGAGGCCGGCAACTGAAAAGCTGATCCAATTTAGCCACAGTTCATTATCCGACATAGCATGACGCTGGGACACTCGCAGACATAATCCAGCTTCCTCCCGCCTTGCAGGATGTATTGACCAAAGGCAAGAAAACAGAGCATTAATAGCTCTCTGCTGTGCGGATGAATCCGGGCAGCAGCAATGAGATTCTTTGGGCTATTTCTATCCCATCTCACACAAGAGTAAATCAGAAGCTTCTACAGACTTCCATTAAATTTCTCACCATTAATACCAATATAACAGAGATCAGAATTTGtcctcttttttcacttttctgatactttaaaaaaaaatgctaaaactcTTCAGCTTCTAGCTGAGCTTAAGATAAAAGTTAACCTCTGAACTATACCAGCATCTTTCATGTAAGGCACAATACAGAGAGGGCTTTTTACAGCAGGTTTAGATCAGTAACATGTATTTCAGCCTGTCTCCATTTGCCCCCCCCGATCCTGATGCCGGGAGCCGGGGACAAGGGAGCCACCAACCTTCACAACCCGCTCCAGGCGGCAGGGAGAACCAGGAATGCCAGCTCTGAGCTCCGAGCCGGCCCCGTCACCAGGGCAGAGGCAGTCACACCGTGCCAAGGAGAGAGGTCCCCAGCGAGACCCACGGAACGAGACCGGGCAGGACTGGGTATATTCAAGCGGAGAAAGAGGGCCCCGTTCCCCCTGCCCCCAAGAACACCACGCAGCAACAACGAGATATTAATTAATTAAGTCTCACAGCTCTCATGCTGGAGAAGTTCTAGTACATacgcatttttaaaaaatatacacgtgtgtgtgcaccCCTCTGCACAGACGCACACCAGCGCCCGAAGGATTGTTAGAGTCCTCCGTACACCTAAGCAGCCACCGCCCCGTCCATGGAGAGGGGAGCTCCGCAGTTGAGAAGGGGAATAAGGGCgctgctgcctcccaggggaTTTGGAGGAGGGGGAGCAGACCCCAGAGGTCCGGCCGCAGGGAGCCGTGGTTTCGCAGCTCAGGgagccctggcacgggctgcTCTCCCGCTCACCGCCCGCCTTCGTGgggcagctccctgggcaggTCCTGCCCGCTCCAGACGGGTCTGGCACAGGAGACAGCCTGGAGCAGCCACGCTGGATGCTTGGAAAAGGAGGCGGCTGAAGAAAGCATGGCCTGGCCCTGCAGTGAGGTGTGCCAGCCCCCCAGCGCCGCTCTGCGGAGGGTCGGTGTCCCAAGACTGAAGGGGGACTTGGAGCAGGGGACCACGCTGTGCAGGACACCAGCAACCAGATCCCTCGCGGGAGCGGCGTGTGGGTGTGAGGGGCTCCGCCACCCCCTGCCCATCCAAACCACACGTGAGAAACCGCATTTCGTCCCTCCCCGCGGGGCCAAGCAGCCCCGGCCACCGGCCCGGCCGATGCCCCGTGCGAGGCCGCCTGCGGGCTTTGTCATAACCTGTTATCTGATCTGGAGCTCCCTGGCCTCTCCTCGCAGGCGGACAGTCCTTCAAACCCATTCAGGGACTATGAGTCACTGAAGAAGCACTTAAAATCCATCCTGGATGATAAGGTTAGCGCTGTGTGCGGTGCTTTTCCTGCCCTAGTTTGGACTTACGCTTGGACTCTCCATGCTTCCGCGCTTATTccaccttctctttctccttccaaatTCCCCGCCACGCCGAGCTGCAACACTGCGAGCTTTTCAGCAGAGATTCATCGGGACTCGGTGACCAGACGGGGGCTGCTACAGGGAGCCTGAAGCCAGGAAAGATGAGGTCTGTGCTGTTCACCGCAGGCCTGGGGAGGCTCGGCGTTACCTACTTCCAAGGGCAGAACAAAAAACGTGGGCATTTTGATGACAAAAGCTGCTGCgatgctgccaccagcccaggggCAGCTCCTCCACTCAccccaggacctggcaggagGCTCCGGGGCGGCTCGGTCCCGGAGCTGGCAGCAGAACGGGCTTACAACGTAAAAGAAAAGGCAACTCACGTCCGCTGAGCGGGCACTGGCCGTGCCCGGTGAACTGGCCGCAGTGCGCTCGGGGATGCGGTCCCAGGCTCGGCGTGCGGGTGCTGCGCAGCCCCAGGTCCACACGCCGGCGGGTCTCTCACCAAGCAAAGGTGAGCCCCCCGTCCGAGAGCCCCGCAGCAGCCAGCGCCGAGCACGGGGTCACGGAGGCACCAGTAAATCCTCATCACTGCCGGGCACCCGTCCGAACTGCATCCGCCGCTCCGCAGCATCCCCCTCGCTATCGGCTGCGTAGGATAAGAAATTTGCCTTACATTAGCGAAATGATTATTCTTAATACTTAGACACCGATCATATTCCCgaggaaaaggaaacataaatcCTTCCCTGCACTGACAGCGACAACCCACATCCCTAGACAGGAGGGAACTAATTAAGCCTGGTCTTTCCAGCCAAAGCCCAGCCAGCGTGTTTGTACAAGCTTTGTGGTCAAAGTATCTGCAGGATTTGGCcctattttcccatttttattaaTCACAGGAAAAATTCTCCATTTAGAAACAATGCCTGAGATATACCTGatagggttttctttttccccttggcCACTTACCACTTGGCAACAGAGATGAAGTTCtgtctttgcaaaacattttgaaacctGTTTCTGTTCCAATTCAGAATCACCCACCCCAAAGCTTTCCCGGttatctgtaaaagaaaacccagagaAATGGATGGCTTGCCATGCTTCAACTGATAAActctaaatatattattttaactgtaattttgttttgcattataaAGTAGAATGAAAATGTTAACAACCACAGAACAAAAAGTCATTGGAAatggaaaaggttgttttgaaaaCGAAGAAACGGAACATTTTTGTGCCCTGGGGAgcaccttccctttcccccaaaaCTTGACAGAGTTTCACAAAACATTTCAAGTTTGATGTGCTGCGGTTTGGGGGGAGCCGACCTGGGGAGGGCCAGGGAAAACTCCAGGAGCAAAGAAAACCGCTGGAAACCCAGACAAGGGGCACCAGTGCCGCAGCGGTACCGGTCTCTCCCGCCGGGCtccggtgctcccagtgctcccggcTTGGCTTTGGTGCTTCTGAGCCCTGTTTCGGCCACTCCAGCGGTGTCCGGAGGAGACGGAGGTGTCCCCGCAGCGAGGGATCGTGGCCACTCCAGGGACGTGGGACAAGCACCCGATGCTGCTCCGCTCCCGCAAAAACCCACCTCAAAGCTCTGCCTGGCTATAAATAAAGCAGCCGCTGACCTCGGAGATGAATCGGTGGGCCGGTGTCTCTGCGTGATGTCACCCCGTGTTTTTCCACAGGCCTGTCAAATTTCAGCCTCGTCTGATCTGCCGATGACAGCCGGGGCTCGCGCCTGCCAGACAGCACCAGCACAGCCGcggcagaggagggagaagccgaGAGCGGAGGCCGGCAGGATTTATGGCGGTTTCTCCCCGGCGTGCTCTGCTGCGCACACAATACACAGATGCCTCTGGAGGATGACGGAAACCGTGGCTGCTTGGCACGGCACGGGTATTTTTAGGTGTTATTGCACCATTTCTGGCCTTCGGTGACTTTTATGACTAACGCAGCTGGATTTGCAGCAATCAATCCCAACCTGGCTGCTCGTGCAGACCGAGCAGCGTTTCGCCGGCCGAGAGGAGCCTGTCGGGCCGGCAGGTGGGACgggagggatggagccagggcCAAACCGATGCTGGATGGGTCCCGCGATGGGAAATCGGCTCTTCCCAGGGCACTGCACCTGGCAAAGGCCTCCGGGAAGGTACAAAATCTCCTGGGGGGAAACCATCTGACACCAGGCAGGGTTTTAATTTCACTATTCAGCCTTTTCCCCTGCTTGCAGCTGGACCCGCTGCCTCATCGCCTTCCCACACGTAccgggcaggagctgcccacCAGCGGACACGCGCGGGAGGGGACACTGTCCCCACCTTGTCGGTGCCCAGGCACCAATGGAGGCCAAAGGGTTACCAACACCACGTGGCTGCAAAGGCGGGCGCTGCATGTCCACACAGCAATCTTCAATTAATCTGAGAAGGAACAAAGCAATTAACAGGGGAACCAGGGGACAGACCGACAAAGCATATGCCGTCGCGCTGCTCAgagggctggctcctgcctgttTGTTTGGCTCCTGTTTCTATGGTGGTGGAGGCTGTTACGAAGGGTCAATTCATCGTTCTGGTTATGTGTAGCTATCTAAACTGTATTCTTAGCATCTCAGACCTCGGCGAGACAGCCAGGGGCTAACCGGGCACTGCTCAGCCGTTGGGAGTTGTCCTTCTTTTGGGGGATAAACGACCTTTCTTTCATAACCAAGTACTGAAGTCATCAGGGCTCAGCGCACCCAAGGCAGCGGCTCAGCACTGACCACACCGTCTCCTTTACTGCCTCCAGCGAGCACTTGGCTCTTGTGGCCATTGTGTCTCCGTGCCACCCCCAGCCAGGAACCCCTTACCTGACCCAGCCAGCCTGGGACTGCTTCTCCCCGGGCATCCTCCTTGGCACGAGCTGCTGACGCGGGGGCCCAGGGCCGGCTCCGGCGGCAgtggagcccccagcacagagcaggacaCCCTGCCGTGAGCAGGGCTCTCGCCTGGGGCTCCGCTGGCGCCGCTGTGCTGGGCAGTGACGATGTCCAGCACCGTGTCCCCGCGGCGCCCTAGCCCTGCCGTGCTGTGGCCAGAGGAGAGGAGCATGGCGGAGGCTGTGCCCCTCTGTGGTCACTTCTGCACAAGGTCAGGAGCCTGGTTGGGCCTCACTATCCATCCCAAAGTAAGTTCCCAACAAATATGTTTGTAATGGGGCTTTGTTGCCTCAGAAAATAGGTTTCCCATGAGGTCAGCAGGCCTGGCACCGAGGGTTATCCCGGGACAGTGATTTTTCCCCTTGGGGTTCCAGGTGGCTGCGCTTATGCAAGGCCCCAAGTTATTCCTGGGGCTGCCACATGAAAGGTTAGCTTCCTCGCTGTGCCCAGCACGGGCATTTTGGAGGTGCAGCAATCCCTCTGCACTCTCGACACGCTCCTGGCGCAGCCCCAGCACCTGTGCCTGCGCAGCCAATGCAGGAATCCAGCACGgcgggggggcagctggggagggagcgaCCTCCCCACTCGCAGCGCCGGAGCGAGCCCTGCACACGGGGCAGAGCACCCTCACCCACGGGGTgatggcaggggcaggcaggaccgCACCGCTTTCACCTccgtggggagatggggagagtTCTGCAGAGCTGGCGCGGCTCTGGTGCACGTCCCCGGCTGGCAAACCCTGCCCGATGGTGCTCGGAGCACGCTGCGGGCTGGATGTCACCTACGGGGCAGCTCTTCGGGACAGGGAATGCCACAGAGCGTCCTCGCCTGCGCATTTCCTTaccctgcttttcctccccaccAACCGTGCactgtccctctgccccccaccgcAGCTCCATGCCGTGCCAGGCGTGACAGTGACAGCGGGCCCTGCAGCCGCTGCCCGGCGTGAGCAGCCGCCACCTTCAGCTCCCGGAGCGAGTCTCCAGAGTGACTGACCTGCTAAGAAAATAGAGAGCTCGTTCCTTTGAAGTTAATGAATCGTGAAAGCCTTTGAAAGCAGAGCCTTGTTTATTTACCCACCGCAGCTCATGTGGACGAAGCACCCAGACACCCTGAGCGCTGCTCATTTGAATGAAAGATCAAATGTGAGTCTCTGCCCGGCCCAGCCGCCTCTGGAGGAGCGAGGGCTGCCCCGGCCTCCCGCGCCGCcgagtgcaggcagggatgggagagcCTGACGCAAACCCAGGGAAGCCCAGGGAACAGTCCCTGAGCTGCCACTCGGGTCTCGTGGAGGACGACATCAGAAGAAGCAACCGGGTTGACAGAGGAATTCAGCACGCTGGGTGCAAAGCTCTGTGAAACACGGCCCAACCACGCCACCGCAACGCCCAAATTCAGCTGCGACCCTCCCTGCAGACACCCATCGCCCTCCCAGGGCTGGCAccactgcctgcacccctgcctgccccgctgcctgcacccctgcctgccccgctgcctcaTGCCCTCATCCCGCAGCCAGTTGCAGCCCAACCCAGAAGTCTCCTGCCCAGCACCACGTCACAGCCGAGATGAACATGGCACTTatcacctcctcccctccctttcccatcAGAGCAGGATACAGAGAACTATCTGAGAACAACCCAGTAACGGAGAAAAGCCCATGAAACGGCAACAGCAGCGACCTCAGCACACCATCCGCTATGATGGGTCTTCTAAACAAACGCACAGCCTTCCACACGAGTCTATAAATATCTGCCTTTTCGGTGCAATCGCTTTATGAATAAGCTGTAATGCAATATTCCATCTGGGCGCTCAGACAAAAGGACTGCACCCTACCAGGACCTTTCTGTCACTGCAGTTTGCCACAGTATAATTAGATTATAACCAAGTGTGAGTTTCCAGTCCCCATGTCTTTCGGGCTGGGGCAGTGGCTCTCTGATCTGCAACAACAGGaatgggaaggaaggagcagaatgAGCTGAGCTGGGCcgaggggagggggtggctgaGGGCACCCGCCACCATGCGAAAAGCACTTTGGTGGATAATGAGGTTTACAATCCCAGAAAATAATCAGGCCTATTGGGAAGCGGCAGCAATGAGAAGTTGCCCATTGCAGCCTAATGCCTGCTCACCTCCAGGGTGTGGAAGGAGCAGCCAGTCAGGAACCCCAAGGGGAAGAGGGAGCTCCCACGTAGGTTGGTCCTCACCAGCCAGCAGTTTCAGGGCGCTGAAGGAAGGAGCTCAGAGCCAAGGGCAGCTCTCAGTCCACCAGCTCTCCCTGTCCCGCCGCCAcgggcagcagaggtgggagagCAAACGGGCAcgaggggctgcggctgctgctgggacaccGGCCGTCCCGCGGGAGGAAGGCGGTGGCCCTCGCTGGGGACATCGCCGCCCCAGGGAGTGCGTGTCCTAAAACACCGACCGTGTCCCTCCACTCCCCGCGCAGCTGCGGGGTCCGcacggcccccgccgcccgcccggctccccgccagccggcagcgctgcccgctcctgcccgcaccgggcgctgcggggggcGGCGGACCCGCGGGAGGCCGGCGAGGGGGGTGCGGGCGGACccccggcggggcgcggagccccgcggccgTTTCCCACCCTGCAGTGACACCTGGCGGGGGCCAGCGCGGGAGGAGCCGGCGGCGGCCCCAGCCCCGAGCATCCCGCTGCGCCCCTTCCCCGGGCGGAGCCCgacggggcggccgcggccggcggctccgcgccgcgtCCCCGCGGGTGCGGGCGCGGCGgtgggagcggcggcgggggcagccccggcggcggtGGGCAGGGGCCCGGAGGGGGCTGTCCGACCTGCCCTcggggaggtgggggtcggtccgGCCggagcggcggctccgcgccTCTGACTCTGCCCAATGAGAGCCCGCAGCACGGCGGGCGCTGTCAATATTTGGCCACGGCCCCCGCGCTCCCATCCCCAGAGCGTCCTCGCCCTCCGCGCAAGGACCTCcatggcccggcccggccccgccgcccgccccgcgccgctcGGGGGGCGCCGGCCCCGCTGAGCGCCCCGGCCCGGgaccccgcggggagccccgccgcccggcccggccctgccccgccgccccccgcgcggCAGCATGCGCCTGGGAGTGGGGGCCCAGCCGGGGCTCGCTCAGCAGCGCGGAGCCGGCAGCCGCGCCGCGGGGCCGTGACGGGCAGTGCCCCCGAGGGGAGCGCGGGCAGGACCCCCCTCCCCGGTCATTTCTCCGTCTGGACCCCGCCCCGGAGAGATATGCTCAGCCCAAACCGCCTGGAAGCGTCTCCTGGGATTGCCTTGGCCCCCGGGCGTGCGGAGTGCGGAGCCTTCCCTCGGACGGCGGGCGCGGCCCCGCGGCTTTGCCTGTCGCTCGTCCTCCTCCTGCTCGCCCTGACGCCCCGCGCCGACTCCTCGTGGTGGTGAGTCCCCGCGACGGGCCCGACGGGCCCCGCGCTGCCGCCGgcgggacggggatggggacggggatggggacggggatggagcccggccggggctggggcagcgcggcgggagcGCAGCGAGCTCCGCCGAGCCGGGGCCGGAGTCCCGCGCCCGACGTGCGGCCGCGggagccggcggggagcggccggggctccccggctccccccggtCCCGGCTGGGAGCCCCGCGGCAGGACGGGCTCGGGGCTCCCCCGGCTCCACCTGCgccgcggcggccccggctcccggGGAAGCGCGGCCGGAGCGGCGGAGGGGGAGCCGCCCGCGCCCCTagcccgccgcggggccggtggcgggggtTTCCCCGGGGCACTGCCACCGCCGTGCTCCAACCCCGGGCACCCCGCGCCCCGAAAGCGCCGTCGCCGCTCGTTTCCCCTGGGCCGGGACTTGCCGCGGGGACCCCCCGAGTCCCGCCGCATCTGCCGGGGAGCCCAGCCCCGCACGCCGCGaccccccagagccaccccgcCCCGGGCGGGGAGCAGGATCGGCCCCTCGGTGCGGTTTAGACCTGGGAACGGCGGCGGCAGCGAGCAGCTCCCCCGATCCACCCTCTGCAATCCGGAGATCGCGCCGAGCTCCCGGGTCCCAGCGGGCTGCCGTCTTACCGCACGCACTTGCGTTACCGCTTCTCACAAACTGGCAAGTTGCTGCTCTCCCTCATTTGGGTAAGATGAGGCTCTGTAACAGACAGAAATGATGCCATAGAAAATAACAGCTTtctagaaattaatttcctcCTGTCCCGATTCCTGTAACAATAAAAATTCACGTACGCAGAATGTCAGTAATTAGGAACACAGGGAATGTGAAGTTTTCTAAGCAACGCTGTGCTGTTTCAGTAGTTCAGTAACAGcggagaaaaaaatagtttgctgCAGAAAAGTTCTCAGTGTCCTCCACCCTATAAAAGTCCTCTCTAACCTTGTGGAAAACACTGTTTTCCACGCCAAGCTCATCATCGTTAGCACATTGCAGTGGATGAGGCAGAACTTAATCAAATTCAACCCATCTGCCACCAAAAGAGGCTGATGGTTTCTGGAATTCCTCAACTACTGTGGAGCACGTTGCAAGGGCCTGGGAGCACTTAATAGTCCTGCCGATAACACAAGTATTCCTAGTGTTTGGGAGCACGTCTGGGCGTGTGGCTATCGTGGCCAGgctggcagccctgggagagccatcccaggaggaggaaggcgagcAGGAAAGCTGtgggctgggagggagcggggaaCCTGGGGGGACGCGCCGCTCAAGCAGCGGGTTGCAACCAGGCGCAAAAGGTGGATCGCGTGAGGAGCAAATTCTTCCAGAGCAGCACAGGCTTCAGGGGCACATACGATGCAAACCAGCAATAGCAATGCTGTTCCCGGCCATGCCCGGAGGAGATCTCCTGCAGCCTGATCAGCCCACGGGGAACTGAAATCACTGAGTGAGAAAATGAGTCACCGTCGGCAAGTATCAGGTCGATGCAGGCGCTGGcctggctgccagcccccagctctgcccccaccCACCAGGGCAGGCGAAGACAGGACGGCATCTGTGCGGAAGGTGATGCTGCCGATATGCTAAAagctgaggaaggaagaaagagtcTTAGGGGCAGTGGAGAAGTTGGATTACCTCATTATCCAGGAGGCAAGAGAAGGGAAGGCTTATTAGAGATGAGGAGTGGGTGCGTGGGGTAAAATACCTGGAAAAAGACCAAATACTGACCAGTAACAGCATCATCTGGCCAGAGCTGGGCAGTTCTGGTAA harbors:
- the LOC134525736 gene encoding uncharacterized protein LOC134525736; amino-acid sequence: MLLSSGHSTAGLGRRGDTVLDIVTAQHSGASGAPGESPAHGRVSCSVLGAPLPPEPALGPRQSTPGRNRHKSCRPPLSASPSSAAAVLVLSGRREPRLSSADQTRLKFDRPVEKHGVTSRRDTGPPIHLRDNRESFGVGDSELEQKQVSKCFAKTELHLCCQVPIARGMLRSGGCSSDGCPAVMRIYWCLRDPVLGAGCCGALGRGAHLCLVRDPPACGPGAAQHPHAEPGTASPSALRPVHRARPVPAQRT